One window of Streptomyces sp. FIT100 genomic DNA carries:
- the glgB gene encoding 1,4-alpha-glucan branching enzyme → MTARKPAAAQPPHGVRKAKPLDDADRERLLSGSHHDPHALLGAHSVRGGVVFRVLRPHALSVTVLAKGLRAELHKEGDGLFSALLPLRTEPEYTLQVVYEDTTVETADPYRLLPALGELDLHLIGEGRHEELWQALGARPMTHEGVTGTRFTVWAPNASGVRLVGDFNYWDGTAYPMRSLGSSGVWELFVPGVGEGALYKFDIARPDGSHTVRADPMARRTEVPPANASVVTESHHVWHDEEWLAHRADRPVHEAPLSVYEVHLPSWRPGLTYRQLATQLPSYVKDLGFTHVELMPVAEHPFGGSWGYQVTGFYAPTARMGTPDDFRYLVDSLHRAGVGVIMDWVPAHFPRDDWALAEFDGRPLYEHSDPARAAHPDWGTLEFDYGRKEVRNFLVANAVYWCEEFHIDGLRVDAVASMLYLDYSREHGEWSPNEHGGRENLDAVAFLQEMNATVYRRCPGVVTIAEESTAWDGVTRATHHVGPAGFGGLGFGLKWNMGWMHDSLGYVQHEPVHRKFHHNEMTFSMVYAYSENYVLPISHDEVVHGKRALVSKMPGDWWQRRATHRAYLGFMWAHPGKQLLFMGQEFAQGAEWSHDHGPEWWLMDETYHSAGDHRGVRDLVRELNTVYAVTPALWQRDTVPEGFAWVDGGAAEDNVFAFLRYDADGAPLLAVSNFSPVVRHEYRLGVPPSVPVWAEVLNTDAARFGGSDVLNAEPLKPESVGAHGHRTSIQLTLPPLATVWLTPA, encoded by the coding sequence GTGACTGCCCGCAAGCCAGCCGCCGCCCAGCCGCCGCACGGCGTACGCAAGGCGAAACCGCTCGACGACGCCGACCGGGAGCGACTGCTCAGCGGCTCGCACCATGATCCGCACGCGCTGCTCGGCGCCCACTCGGTGCGCGGGGGTGTGGTGTTCCGGGTGCTGCGGCCGCACGCGCTGTCGGTGACCGTGCTGGCCAAGGGGCTTCGGGCGGAGCTGCACAAGGAGGGCGACGGGCTCTTCTCGGCGCTGCTGCCGCTGCGCACCGAGCCGGAGTACACGCTCCAGGTGGTGTACGAGGACACCACGGTCGAGACCGCGGACCCGTACCGCCTTCTGCCCGCGCTCGGCGAGCTCGATCTGCATCTGATCGGCGAGGGCCGGCACGAGGAGCTGTGGCAGGCGCTCGGCGCCCGCCCGATGACGCACGAGGGCGTGACCGGCACCCGCTTCACGGTCTGGGCGCCGAACGCCTCCGGGGTCCGGCTCGTCGGAGACTTCAACTACTGGGACGGCACCGCGTACCCGATGCGCTCGCTCGGCTCGTCCGGGGTGTGGGAGCTGTTCGTGCCGGGTGTGGGCGAGGGGGCGCTCTACAAGTTCGACATCGCCCGGCCGGACGGGTCGCACACGGTCCGCGCCGATCCGATGGCCCGCCGCACCGAGGTGCCGCCGGCGAACGCCTCCGTGGTCACCGAGTCGCACCATGTCTGGCACGACGAGGAGTGGCTGGCCCACCGGGCCGACCGGCCGGTGCACGAAGCGCCGCTCTCGGTCTACGAGGTGCATCTGCCCTCCTGGCGACCCGGGCTGACATACCGCCAGCTCGCCACCCAACTCCCTTCGTACGTCAAGGATCTGGGCTTCACCCACGTCGAGCTGATGCCCGTCGCCGAGCACCCCTTCGGCGGTTCCTGGGGCTACCAGGTCACCGGCTTCTACGCGCCGACGGCCCGGATGGGCACCCCCGACGACTTCCGCTACCTGGTCGACTCGCTGCACCGGGCGGGCGTCGGCGTGATCATGGACTGGGTGCCGGCGCACTTCCCGCGCGACGACTGGGCGCTGGCGGAGTTCGACGGCCGGCCGCTGTACGAGCACTCCGACCCGGCACGGGCCGCGCACCCGGACTGGGGCACGCTGGAGTTCGACTACGGCCGCAAGGAGGTCCGCAACTTCCTCGTCGCCAACGCCGTGTACTGGTGCGAGGAGTTCCACATCGACGGGCTGCGGGTCGACGCGGTCGCCTCCATGCTCTACCTCGACTACTCGCGCGAGCACGGCGAGTGGAGCCCGAACGAGCACGGCGGCCGGGAGAACCTGGACGCGGTCGCCTTCCTCCAGGAGATGAACGCGACCGTCTACCGCCGCTGCCCGGGCGTCGTGACGATCGCCGAGGAGTCCACGGCCTGGGACGGCGTCACCCGGGCCACCCACCATGTCGGCCCGGCCGGCTTCGGCGGCCTCGGATTCGGCCTGAAGTGGAACATGGGCTGGATGCACGACTCGCTCGGGTACGTCCAGCACGAGCCGGTGCACCGCAAGTTCCACCACAACGAGATGACCTTCTCGATGGTGTACGCGTACAGCGAGAACTACGTCCTGCCGATCTCGCACGACGAGGTCGTGCACGGCAAGCGCGCGCTGGTGTCGAAGATGCCCGGCGACTGGTGGCAGCGGCGCGCCACCCACCGGGCCTATCTCGGCTTCATGTGGGCGCACCCGGGCAAGCAGCTGCTCTTCATGGGCCAGGAGTTCGCCCAGGGCGCCGAGTGGTCGCACGACCACGGCCCCGAGTGGTGGCTGATGGACGAGACGTACCACTCGGCGGGCGACCACCGGGGCGTGCGCGACCTGGTGCGCGAACTCAACACGGTGTACGCGGTGACGCCCGCGCTGTGGCAGCGGGACACCGTCCCCGAGGGCTTCGCCTGGGTCGACGGCGGGGCAGCCGAGGACAATGTCTTCGCCTTCCTCCGCTACGACGCGGACGGCGCCCCGCTGCTGGCGGTCTCCAACTTCTCGCCGGTGGTCCGCCACGAGTACCGGCTGGGCGTTCCGCCCTCCGTCCCGGTCTGGGCAGAGGTGCTGAACACGGACGCGGCGCGGTTCGGCGGCAGCGATGTGCTCAACGCGGAGCCGCTGAAGCCGGAGTCCGTGGGCGCGCACGGCCACCGCACCAGCATCCAGCTCACCCTGCCGCCGCTGGCGACGGTGTGGCTGACCCCGGCGTGA
- a CDS encoding maltokinase N-terminal cap-like domain-containing protein — translation MSEAASTRTPVALLPSLTPLLRQWLPRQRWFAGKGRPVTGFSLVSAAELLPVGSASPGLLHLLLRVQQPGPAGGKSAGGKRDGAPPGDCYQLLLGVRTALPPHLAGALIGRVSEGPLAGRTVYEGLHDPRLAALLLERLRTPGRFGPLRFDRTEPVPGRLPARILDAEQSNSSLVYGDSYILKIFRRVYPGTNPDLELPLALARAGCDRVPAPVAWYESSTPETATLGVLQPYLRGSQDGWQLALKALAAGRDFTPEARALGRATAEVHTALAAALPTMTLSRAQTEHLATAMNERLDAAVRAVPALLPYVRGLRAAFDAIAEAGLDGGGHAQRIHGDLHLGQTLRTPDGGWSVIDFEGEPARPLAERRRMQPPVRDIAGILRSFDYAARSHRPWNPAWAARCRAAYCEGYAEAAGTDPRAEPELLRAYETDKAVYEVVYEARHRPDWLPVPMSAIERLAGPGR, via the coding sequence ATGTCGGAGGCTGCATCCACCCGGACCCCGGTGGCACTGCTTCCCTCACTCACCCCTTTGCTGCGCCAATGGCTGCCCCGGCAGCGCTGGTTCGCCGGCAAGGGACGACCGGTCACCGGCTTCTCCCTGGTGTCGGCCGCCGAGCTGCTGCCGGTCGGCTCCGCGAGCCCCGGTCTGCTGCATCTGCTCCTCCGTGTCCAGCAGCCGGGTCCCGCGGGCGGCAAGAGCGCGGGCGGAAAACGGGACGGCGCGCCGCCCGGCGACTGCTACCAGCTACTGCTCGGCGTACGGACCGCGCTGCCGCCGCACCTCGCGGGCGCGCTGATCGGCCGGGTCTCCGAGGGCCCGCTGGCCGGCCGGACCGTGTACGAGGGCCTGCACGACCCGCGGCTCGCCGCGCTGCTCCTTGAGCGGCTGCGCACCCCCGGCCGCTTCGGCCCGCTGCGCTTCGACCGCACCGAACCGGTGCCGGGCCGGCTGCCCGCCCGGATCCTCGACGCCGAGCAGTCCAACTCCTCGCTGGTGTACGGCGATTCGTACATCCTGAAGATCTTCCGCCGGGTCTACCCGGGCACCAACCCCGATCTGGAGCTGCCGCTCGCGCTCGCCCGGGCCGGCTGCGACCGGGTGCCCGCTCCGGTCGCCTGGTACGAGTCCTCCACGCCCGAGACCGCGACGCTGGGCGTCCTCCAGCCCTATCTGCGCGGCTCCCAGGACGGCTGGCAACTGGCGCTGAAGGCACTGGCCGCCGGGCGCGACTTCACCCCCGAGGCGCGTGCGCTCGGCCGGGCCACGGCCGAGGTGCACACCGCGCTGGCCGCCGCGCTGCCCACCATGACGCTGAGCCGGGCGCAGACCGAGCATCTGGCGACCGCCATGAACGAGCGGCTCGACGCCGCGGTGCGGGCCGTGCCGGCCCTGCTGCCGTACGTACGCGGACTGCGCGCCGCCTTCGACGCGATCGCCGAGGCCGGACTCGACGGCGGCGGACACGCCCAGCGCATCCACGGCGACCTCCACCTCGGGCAGACGCTGCGCACCCCCGACGGGGGCTGGTCGGTCATCGACTTCGAGGGCGAGCCCGCCCGCCCGCTCGCCGAGCGCCGCCGGATGCAGCCGCCCGTCCGCGACATCGCCGGGATACTGCGCTCCTTCGACTACGCGGCCCGCTCGCACCGCCCCTGGAACCCGGCATGGGCGGCGCGCTGCCGCGCGGCGTACTGCGAGGGCTACGCCGAGGCCGCGGGCACCGACCCGCGGGCCGAGCCGGAGCTGCTGCGCGCCTACGAGACGGACAAGGCGGTGTACGAGGTCGTCTACGAGGCCCGGCACCGCCCGGACTGGCTGCCGGTGCCGATGTCGGCGATCGAGCGGCTCGCCGGTCCGGGGCGCTGA
- the treS gene encoding maltose alpha-D-glucosyltransferase has protein sequence MIVNEPVHDLFEDTPAKDRDPDWFKRAVFYEVLVRSFQDSNGDGIGDLKGITAKLDYLQWLGVDCLWLPPFFKSPLRDGGYDVSDYTSVLPDFGDLADFVEFVDAAHQRGMRVIIDFVMNHTSDQHPWFQESRSDPEGPYGDYYVWADDDKQFQDARIIFVDTETSNWTFDPVRKQYYWHRFFSHQPDLNYENPAVQDEILAALRFWLDLGIDGFRLDAVPYLYQEEGTNCENLPATHDFLKRVRKEIDAHYPDTVLLAEANQWPEDVVDYFGDYRVGGDECHMAFHFPVMPRIFMAVRRESRYPVSEILAKTPEIPANCQWGIFLRNHDELTLEMVTDEERDYMYAEYAKDPRMRANIGIRRRLAPLLDNDRNQIELFTALLLSLPGSPILYYGDEIGMGDNIWLGDRDAVRTPMQWTPDRNAGFSSCDPGRLYLPTIMDPVYGYQVTNVEASMASPSSLLHWTRRMIEIRKQNRAFGLGSYTELPSSNPAVLAFLREAPSTEEGGDDLVLCVNNFSRFAQPTELDLRRYNGRHPVELIGGVRFPAIGEWPYLLTLAGHGFYWFRLRKDAVPHEPVVNGAVRKEPLKGSAKGSAKGSAKAAGPKRN, from the coding sequence ATGATCGTCAACGAGCCCGTCCACGACCTCTTCGAGGACACCCCCGCGAAGGACCGGGACCCCGACTGGTTCAAACGCGCCGTCTTCTACGAGGTGCTCGTCCGGTCCTTCCAGGACAGCAACGGCGACGGCATCGGCGACCTCAAGGGGATCACGGCCAAACTCGACTACCTGCAGTGGCTGGGCGTCGACTGCCTCTGGCTGCCGCCGTTCTTCAAGTCACCCCTGCGTGACGGCGGTTACGACGTCTCCGACTACACCTCGGTCCTTCCCGACTTCGGCGACCTCGCGGACTTCGTGGAGTTCGTCGACGCCGCCCACCAGCGCGGCATGCGGGTCATCATCGACTTCGTCATGAACCACACCAGCGATCAGCACCCGTGGTTCCAGGAGTCCCGCAGCGATCCGGAGGGCCCCTACGGCGACTACTACGTCTGGGCCGACGACGACAAGCAGTTCCAGGACGCGCGGATCATCTTCGTCGACACGGAGACGTCCAACTGGACCTTCGACCCGGTCCGCAAGCAGTACTACTGGCACCGCTTCTTCTCCCACCAGCCGGACCTCAACTACGAGAACCCGGCGGTGCAGGACGAGATCCTGGCGGCACTGCGCTTCTGGCTGGACCTGGGGATCGACGGCTTCCGGCTGGACGCCGTGCCGTACCTCTACCAGGAGGAGGGGACCAACTGCGAGAACCTTCCGGCGACGCACGACTTCCTCAAGCGGGTCCGCAAGGAGATCGACGCCCACTACCCGGACACGGTCCTGCTGGCCGAGGCCAACCAGTGGCCCGAGGACGTCGTCGACTACTTCGGCGACTACCGGGTGGGCGGCGACGAGTGCCACATGGCGTTCCATTTCCCGGTGATGCCGCGGATCTTCATGGCCGTGCGCAGGGAGTCCCGCTATCCGGTCTCGGAGATCCTGGCCAAGACCCCGGAGATCCCGGCGAACTGCCAGTGGGGCATCTTCCTGCGCAACCACGACGAGCTCACGCTCGAAATGGTCACCGACGAAGAGCGCGACTACATGTACGCGGAGTACGCCAAGGATCCGCGGATGCGCGCCAACATCGGCATCAGGCGCCGCCTCGCGCCGCTGCTCGACAACGACCGCAACCAGATCGAGCTGTTCACGGCCCTGCTGCTGTCGCTGCCCGGTTCGCCGATCCTGTACTACGGCGACGAGATCGGGATGGGCGACAACATCTGGCTGGGCGACCGCGACGCCGTACGGACGCCGATGCAGTGGACCCCGGACCGCAACGCGGGGTTCTCGTCGTGCGATCCCGGCCGGCTGTATCTGCCGACCATCATGGACCCGGTCTACGGCTACCAGGTCACCAATGTCGAGGCGTCGATGGCGTCGCCGTCCTCGCTGCTGCACTGGACCCGGCGGATGATCGAGATCCGCAAGCAGAACCGCGCCTTCGGACTCGGCTCGTACACGGAACTGCCCTCGTCGAACCCCGCGGTGCTGGCGTTCCTGCGCGAGGCCCCCTCGACGGAGGAAGGAGGGGACGACCTGGTCCTGTGCGTGAACAACTTCTCGCGGTTCGCCCAGCCGACCGAGCTGGACCTGCGGAGGTACAACGGCCGCCATCCGGTGGAGCTGATCGGCGGGGTGCGGTTCCCCGCGATCGGTGAGTGGCCGTATCTGCTGACGCTGGCGGGACACGGTTTCTACTGGTTCCGGCTGCGCAAGGACGCGGTGCCGCACGAGCCCGTGGTGAACGGGGCCGTCCGGAAGGAGCCGCTGAAGGGCTCCGCCAAGGGCTCCGCGAAGGGCTCCGCGAAGGCGGCCGGGCCGAAGCGGAACTGA
- a CDS encoding alpha-1,4-glucan--maltose-1-phosphate maltosyltransferase yields the protein MIGRIPVLDVRPLVDCGRRPAKAVTGETFQVSATVFREGHDAVAANVVLRDPGGRPGPWTPMRELAPGTDRWGAEVTPDAEGPWTYCVEAWSDPVATWRHHAGIKIPAGIDTALVLAEGAGLYERAAAGVPKRDGREAVLTAADALRDGSRTPAERLAAALAPEAVAALTRHPLRELVTASPPLPLQVERPRALFGSWYELFPRSEGATTRRGTAVSGTFRTAAQRLPAVAAMGFDVVYLPPVHPIGSTFRKGPNNALEAGRDDVGVPWAIGSSDGGHDAVHPDLGTLDDFDAFVRCARDLRMEVALDFALQCSPDHPWVDKHPEWFRHRPDGSIAYAENPPKKYQDIYPIAFDEDMPGLVEETLRILRHWMAHDVRIFRVDNPHTKPVVFWEKVIGEINRTDPDVIFLAEAFTRPAMMHTLAAVGFQQSYTYFTWRNTKHELTEYLTELSGESAACMRPNFFVNTPDILHAYLQDGGRPAFEARAVLAATLSPTWGVYAGYELCENTPVRPGSEEYLDSEKYQLRPRDWESAEREGRTIAPLITALNRIRRRHPALQQLRNLHFHQVGNDAVIAYSKRSGTDVVLTVVNLDPHHTQEATVSLDMPELGLDWHETVPVRDELTGDTYHWGRAVYVRLEPGVTPAHVVVLRPSPTIGGSPTS from the coding sequence CTGATTGGCCGCATTCCCGTTCTGGACGTACGCCCGCTCGTCGACTGCGGGCGAAGGCCCGCCAAGGCGGTGACGGGCGAGACCTTCCAGGTCTCCGCCACCGTCTTCCGCGAAGGCCACGACGCGGTCGCCGCCAATGTCGTTCTGCGCGACCCCGGCGGCCGCCCGGGCCCCTGGACGCCGATGCGCGAGCTCGCGCCCGGCACCGACCGGTGGGGGGCCGAGGTCACTCCGGACGCGGAGGGCCCGTGGACGTACTGCGTCGAGGCGTGGAGCGATCCGGTGGCGACCTGGCGCCATCACGCCGGGATCAAGATCCCGGCGGGGATCGACACCGCGCTCGTCCTCGCCGAGGGTGCCGGGCTGTACGAGCGCGCCGCCGCCGGCGTGCCCAAGCGGGACGGCCGGGAGGCGGTGCTCACCGCGGCGGACGCGCTGCGCGACGGGTCGCGGACGCCCGCCGAGCGGCTCGCCGCCGCGCTCGCCCCCGAGGCCGTCGCCGCGCTGACCCGCCACCCGCTGCGCGAACTGGTCACCGCCTCACCCCCGTTGCCGCTCCAGGTCGAGCGGCCCCGCGCGCTCTTCGGCTCCTGGTACGAGCTCTTCCCGCGTTCGGAAGGCGCGACCACGCGGCGGGGCACGGCGGTCTCCGGCACCTTCAGGACCGCCGCCCAGCGGCTGCCCGCCGTCGCCGCGATGGGCTTCGACGTCGTCTATCTGCCCCCCGTCCACCCCATCGGCTCCACTTTCCGCAAGGGCCCCAACAACGCTCTCGAAGCCGGCCGGGACGACGTCGGCGTGCCCTGGGCGATCGGCTCGTCCGACGGCGGTCACGACGCGGTCCACCCGGACCTCGGCACGCTCGACGACTTCGACGCGTTCGTGCGCTGCGCCCGCGATCTGCGGATGGAGGTGGCACTGGACTTCGCGTTGCAGTGCTCGCCGGACCATCCGTGGGTGGACAAGCACCCGGAGTGGTTCCGCCACCGCCCCGACGGCTCCATCGCCTACGCCGAGAACCCTCCGAAGAAGTACCAGGACATCTACCCGATCGCCTTCGACGAGGACATGCCGGGCCTGGTCGAGGAGACGCTGCGGATCCTGCGGCACTGGATGGCGCATGACGTGCGGATCTTCCGTGTCGACAATCCGCACACCAAGCCGGTCGTCTTCTGGGAGAAGGTGATCGGCGAGATCAACCGCACCGACCCGGACGTGATCTTCCTGGCCGAGGCGTTCACACGCCCCGCGATGATGCACACCCTGGCCGCGGTCGGCTTCCAGCAGTCGTACACGTACTTCACCTGGCGCAACACCAAGCACGAGCTGACGGAGTATCTGACGGAGTTGTCGGGTGAGTCCGCCGCCTGTATGCGCCCCAATTTCTTCGTGAACACCCCGGACATCCTGCATGCGTACCTCCAGGACGGCGGGCGGCCGGCGTTCGAGGCGCGCGCGGTGCTGGCCGCGACCCTGTCCCCCACGTGGGGGGTGTACGCGGGGTACGAGCTGTGCGAGAACACCCCGGTGCGGCCGGGCAGCGAGGAGTACCTGGACTCGGAGAAGTACCAACTTAGGCCCAGGGACTGGGAGTCGGCGGAGCGCGAGGGGCGCACCATCGCCCCGCTGATCACCGCGCTCAACCGGATCAGGCGCCGCCACCCGGCGCTCCAGCAGCTGCGGAACCTGCACTTCCATCAGGTCGGCAACGACGCGGTCATCGCGTACAGCAAGCGCTCGGGCACGGACGTGGTCCTGACGGTCGTGAACCTCGACCCCCACCACACCCAGGAGGCCACGGTCTCGTTGGACATGCCGGAACTCGGCCTCGACTGGCACGAGACCGTACCGGTGCGCGACGAGCTCACCGGCGACACCTATCACTGGGGCAGGGCCGTCTATGTGCGCCTCGAGCCGGGCGTCACGCCTGCGCACGTCGTGGTTCTGCGACCGTCCCCGACAATCGGAGGGTCACCCACATCATGA
- the glgP gene encoding alpha-glucan family phosphorylase, which translates to MKAIRRFTVRPVLPEPLAPIGELARNLRWSWHAPTRELFRAVDPEGWRTAECDPVRLLGTVSARRLAVLAHDQDFLRRLAEADRDLAGYLHGPRWYQEQGDDGEPLPSAIAYFSPEFGITAALPQYSGGLGILAGDHLKAASDLGVPLVGVGLLYRHGYFRQSLSRDGWQQEHYPVLDPDELPLGLLREADGSPAQVALALPGARRLHARVWHAQVGRVPLLLLDSDVEENAPGERDVTDRLYGGGSEHRLLQEMLLGIGGVRAVRAYCRLTGHPEPEVFHTNEGHAGFLGLERIRELMPYGLDFDSALEAVRAGTVFTTHTPVAAGIDRFDRELVAHHFGDDGELPGVDAGRVLGLGMESYPGGEPNVFNMAVMGLRLAQRANGVSTLHGAVSREMFRGLWPGFDVPEVPITSVTNGVHAPTWVAPELARLADAGEAPAADIWEVRRELREQLVREVRQRLYASWRQRGANTAELGWIDGVLDPGVLTIGFARRVPAYKRLTLMLRDRDRLMELLLHPTRPVQIVVAGKAHPADDGGKRLVQELVRFADDPRVRHRIVFLPDYGMAMARTLYPGCDVWLNNPLRPLEACGTSGMKAALNGCLNLSVLDGWWDEWYEPDFGWPVPTADGTAAQDDGRRDDLEAAALYGLIEERIAPLFYDRTADGLPGRWIEMVRRTLTALGPKVLADRMVRDYVNRLYAPAAGAHRALALDAGAARELAAWKARVRAAWPGVAVDHVEAGTALGTAELGATLALRAGVRLGELRPDDVEVQAVAGRVDADDAIADAQTFPLKPADAGPDEAGRRVYEGPLALDRTGPFGYTVRVLPAHPLLASGADLGLVALPAEAAAGEAPGLLMR; encoded by the coding sequence GTGAAGGCCATTCGTCGATTCACCGTCCGGCCCGTCCTCCCCGAACCGCTCGCCCCCATCGGCGAGCTGGCCCGCAATCTGCGCTGGTCCTGGCACGCACCGACCCGTGAGCTGTTCCGCGCCGTCGACCCCGAGGGGTGGCGGACGGCGGAATGCGACCCGGTGCGGCTGCTCGGGACCGTGTCCGCCCGCCGTCTCGCCGTGCTCGCCCACGACCAGGACTTCCTGCGCCGGCTCGCCGAGGCCGACCGCGATCTCGCCGGCTATCTGCACGGCCCCCGCTGGTACCAGGAGCAGGGGGACGACGGCGAGCCGCTGCCCTCCGCCATCGCCTACTTCTCGCCCGAGTTCGGCATCACCGCCGCCCTGCCCCAGTACTCCGGAGGGCTCGGCATACTCGCGGGCGACCACCTCAAGGCCGCCAGCGACCTCGGCGTCCCGCTCGTCGGCGTCGGACTGCTCTACCGGCACGGCTACTTCCGCCAGTCCCTGTCCCGCGACGGATGGCAGCAGGAGCACTACCCCGTCCTCGACCCCGACGAGCTGCCCCTCGGCCTGCTCCGCGAGGCGGACGGCAGCCCGGCCCAGGTCGCGCTCGCCCTCCCCGGCGCCCGCCGTCTGCACGCCCGCGTCTGGCACGCCCAGGTCGGGCGCGTACCGCTGCTGCTCCTCGACTCGGACGTCGAGGAGAACGCGCCCGGGGAGCGCGACGTCACCGACCGGCTCTACGGCGGCGGCAGCGAGCACCGGCTGCTCCAGGAGATGCTCCTGGGCATCGGCGGGGTGCGCGCGGTGCGTGCCTACTGCCGGCTGACGGGTCATCCGGAGCCCGAGGTGTTCCACACGAACGAGGGCCACGCCGGCTTCCTCGGCCTGGAGCGCATCCGTGAACTCATGCCCTACGGGCTCGACTTCGACTCCGCGCTGGAGGCGGTGCGCGCCGGGACGGTCTTCACGACGCACACCCCGGTCGCGGCCGGCATCGACCGCTTCGACCGGGAGCTGGTCGCGCACCACTTCGGGGACGACGGCGAACTGCCCGGGGTCGACGCCGGGCGGGTGCTGGGACTCGGCATGGAGAGCTATCCGGGCGGCGAGCCCAACGTCTTCAACATGGCCGTGATGGGCCTGCGGCTGGCCCAGCGCGCCAACGGCGTCTCGACCCTCCACGGCGCGGTCAGCCGGGAGATGTTCCGGGGCCTGTGGCCGGGGTTCGACGTTCCCGAGGTGCCGATCACCTCCGTCACCAACGGGGTGCACGCCCCGACCTGGGTCGCGCCCGAGCTCGCCCGTCTCGCCGACGCCGGCGAGGCGCCCGCCGCCGACATCTGGGAGGTCCGCCGCGAACTGCGCGAGCAACTGGTGCGAGAGGTACGGCAGCGGCTGTACGCGTCCTGGCGCCAGCGCGGCGCGAACACCGCGGAGCTCGGCTGGATCGACGGCGTGCTCGACCCCGGGGTCCTCACCATCGGCTTCGCACGCCGGGTCCCCGCGTACAAGCGGCTCACGCTGATGCTCCGCGACCGTGACCGGCTGATGGAGCTGCTGCTCCACCCCACCAGGCCGGTGCAGATCGTCGTCGCGGGCAAGGCCCACCCGGCGGACGACGGCGGGAAGCGGCTGGTCCAGGAGTTGGTGCGGTTCGCGGACGACCCGCGGGTGCGCCACCGGATCGTCTTCCTGCCCGACTACGGGATGGCGATGGCGCGCACGCTGTACCCCGGCTGCGACGTCTGGCTCAACAATCCGCTGCGGCCGCTGGAGGCGTGCGGCACGAGCGGGATGAAGGCGGCGCTCAACGGCTGCCTCAATCTGTCGGTCCTGGACGGCTGGTGGGACGAGTGGTACGAGCCGGACTTCGGCTGGCCCGTGCCGACCGCCGACGGCACCGCCGCCCAGGACGACGGCCGGCGGGACGACCTGGAGGCCGCCGCCCTCTACGGCCTGATCGAGGAGCGGATCGCGCCGCTCTTCTACGACCGCACCGCCGACGGCCTGCCCGGCCGCTGGATCGAGATGGTCCGGCGCACCCTCACGGCGCTCGGCCCGAAGGTGCTGGCGGACCGCATGGTGCGCGACTACGTGAACCGGCTGTACGCACCCGCCGCCGGCGCACACCGCGCCCTCGCCCTCGACGCGGGCGCGGCCCGGGAGCTGGCCGCCTGGAAGGCGCGGGTGCGCGCGGCCTGGCCGGGCGTCGCGGTCGACCACGTGGAGGCGGGCACGGCGCTCGGCACCGCCGAGCTCGGCGCCACGCTCGCCCTGCGGGCCGGCGTCCGGCTCGGTGAACTCCGGCCGGACGACGTGGAGGTGCAGGCGGTGGCGGGCCGGGTCGACGCGGACGATGCGATCGCCGACGCGCAGACCTTCCCGCTGAAGCCGGCCGACGCCGGCCCGGACGAGGCGGGCCGCAGGGTCTACGAGGGGCCGCTCGCACTGGACCGCACCGGTCCGTTCGGCTACACCGTGCGCGTGCTGCCCGCGCATCCGCTTCTGGCGTCCGGAGCCGATCTCGGCCTGGTGGCGCTGCCTGCGGAGGCGGCGGCGGGTGAGGCGCCGGGGCTGCTGATGCGCTGA